The DNA region ATTCTCATCGAATAAGCCTATTTTATTAATCCTGTCTCTACTGGTCATAAATGCAGCCCCCGAAAGCATATTAACCTGGACAGGATTTTCGGCGGTAAATAATCTTAGCAGTTTCTTCTGTAATATCTTATAGAAGGTTGAACCATAACCGATTAAGCCTAGTTGTTCATGTAACCTGGACAAAGGACTGGGCAGGAAATTGGAGCTCATCGCCACTTTTTGTTCGTCGTCTAACCACAATTTCGGCCCCACTGCGGCGACTCCGGGATACCGCAAGAGATAATCAGCCATAATAACTATTGAATCCCGGGCATATAACATGGTATCGGGGTTCAGGAATAATATAAGTTCACCTTTAGAATGCCTGTAACCAATATTGCTTGCCGCTGCAAACCCGTTATTAACATGATTAAAGATGATTTTCACTTCAGGGTAATTGATGCCTTTTAATTTTGCTATGTCATCGGGCGTAGAATCATTATCAACCACGATTATCTCTTTGTCAGGGATTGATAATCGGTTTATTGATGCAATGCATCTTAAAATATGATCTGCTGAATTATAGTTGACTATGATTATTGATAAGCTCGACATTTTATCTTAAAGAAATCCGGCCAGAAATTTTTTTAATTATTAATGTCAGAGAAATAACTATTACGTAAACCAGGAAAATAAAACGGTTGAAATGCTTTTTTACGTAGTTAAACCTGTCTCTATGCCAGAATTTAAACATATTTATTTTTTTAGTGCTTGCTCCGCATAAATGGATTATTTGACAGTCAGATAGAAAGTAAACCGCAAGGCCGTTTTCTTTTAATCTTTTACACCAGTCGACATCGCTAAAATATAAGTAGAAATTTTCATCAAATAACCCAATCTTTTTAAAGACCTCTTTTCTAGTCATAAGACAGGCTGCCGGAGGCTGGTCAATCCTGCAGGTGGTATTATGATCCCAGCCGTGCATGAAATATTTTTTTACAAACGGGTTGTTT from Candidatus Omnitrophota bacterium includes:
- a CDS encoding glycosyltransferase family 2 protein; translation: MSSLSIIIVNYNSADHILRCIASINRLSIPDKEIIVVDNDSTPDDIAKLKGINYPEVKIIFNHVNNGFAAASNIGYRHSKGELILFLNPDTMLYARDSIVIMADYLLRYPGVAAVGPKLWLDDEQKVAMSSNFLPSPLSRLHEQLGLIGYGSTFYKILQKKLLRLFTAENPVQVNMLSGAAFMTSRDRINKIGLFDENFRLYFEDTDWFKRAQDLGFSLVYLPQSEIVHYHNQSAKLNYKISIESALASQNYYLRKHYSFLLRGILKSALTISRLLPAKNIIEGSDYIICRLPPVFTIDNKTRTNIGCQKTIKIFEYSSNPYFYPCAISVIENNSFAFNADLWGKMKKGRYFGRFIGYNGSRYSLLSGIIPFENKH